One window from the genome of Parasteatoda tepidariorum isolate YZ-2023 chromosome 8, CAS_Ptep_4.0, whole genome shotgun sequence encodes:
- the LOC139426158 gene encoding uncharacterized protein: protein MKILLQNIWKAGLDWDDPLPLDIETDFNSWISEVPYLKNFFMERKYFDNCDNKKEIAVHIFTDASTKAYGAVAYFRYANISNEVKTSFIMSKSRVAPIKTLTLPRLELMSAVIGARIYDYLHKLFSDICQQFYLWTDSQITYFWIKNNNSLKPFVQNRVSEIQTLTDPKLWQHCPGSSNPADKLTRGESLKSLVDDNLWKFGPSWLIEDESKWPQENTEINHQQHSVDLELRNSVISQHSCLTDSKETLLILENYSSLLKVKRIVAWSKRFIQNCRNYDKLKGPLTTEELKEAKVILIKEEQNNYYEEEIKTLMKKEDIKNNSIIFCLRSYLDEKQILRICSRLFQSEVDPEAINPILLPKNSKISELLITEKHKKLLHSGVNVTLSQIRKSYWIPQARQLVKRIIGRCVICRKHFAKPARVLESCLKIEFQSLHLSQWLELILLGLFT, encoded by the coding sequence tggagcggaaatattttgataactgtgataataagaaagaaattgcCGTTCATATTTTTACTGATGCTAGCACAAAGGCCTATGGTGCTGTAGCGTATTTCAGATATGCAAATATTTCGAACGAAGTTAAGACCTCATTCATTATGTCCAAAAGTAGGGTAGCACCAATCAAGACTTTAACATTGCCCCGCTTAGAGCTTATGTCAGCGGTTATTGGTGCTAGAATCTATGATTATTTACACAAATTGTTTAGTGACATTTGccaacaattttatttgtggACAGATTcacaaattacatatttttggaTAAAGAATAACAACTCTTTGAAACCCTTCGTGCAAAACAGAGTGTCTGAAATTCAAACTCTGACAGATCCTAAACTTTGGCAACACTGTCCAGGAAGTTCAAATCCTGCTGATAAATTAACTCGAGGAGAATCACTAAAAAGCCTTGTTGATGATAACTTATGGAAATTCGGGCCATCTTGGCTCATAGAGGATGAAAGTAAGTGGCCTCaagaaaatactgaaattaatcATCAGCAGCATTCAGTTGATTTAGAACTTAGAAACAGCGTTATTTCTCAACACAGTTGCCTCACAGATTCTAAAGAGACTTTactgattttagaaaattacagttctttATTAAAGGTGAAAAGAATTGTGGCTTGGTCAAAGCGGTTTATCCAAAACTGTCGAAATTATGACAAACTGAAAGGTCCATTAACTACTGAAGAATTGAAAGAAgccaaagttattttaataaaggaggagcaaaataactattatgaagaagaaattaaaactttgatgAAGAaggaagatataaaaaataactccaTCATATTTTGTCTTCGTTCATACCTAGATGAAAAACAGATATTAAGAATTTGCAGTAGACTGTTTCAATCTGAAGTGGATCCTGAAGCAATTAATCCTATACTGCTACCCAAGAATTCGAAAATTTCCGAGCTTTTGATcactgaaaaacataaaaagttgcTTCATAGTGGAGTTAATGTCACTCTTTCGCagataagaaaaagttattggATTCCACAAGCCAGACAACTTGTGAAAAGAATAATTGGAAGATGCGTGATTTGCAGAAAACACTTTGCGAAACCAGCCAGAGTACTGGAGAGCTGCCTAAAGATAGAATTTCAGAGTCTCCACCTTTCTCAGTGGTTGGAATTGATTTTACTGGGCTTATTTACGTAA